From Dehalococcoidales bacterium, the proteins below share one genomic window:
- the mtaB gene encoding tRNA (N(6)-L-threonylcarbamoyladenosine(37)-C(2))-methylthiotransferase MtaB, which translates to MALDSLGCKLNQAEIQQLARQLAAAGYRVVDGAAKADIYILNTCTVTHVADRKSRHLLRLARKRHPAARLVAIGCYAHRAPAELAQIQGVELVLGNDRKMELLGLLGDDAAAEHRVSPAASPRETGRNRAFLKIQSGCRNFCAYCIVPLVRSKEENVPAEKVAGQVKELAAQGCKEVVLTGTEIGAYHSRGVNLEGLIKRILAETTVTRLRLSSLQPHQATPSLIGLWRDARLCPHFHLSLQSGSDTVLKRMNRKYTAADFLKTVTLIRESVPDAAITTDIIAGFPGETDAEFKETLDFCRRAKFARMHVFPFSARPGTAAATMPSQITAEIKKERADAMLALARESARAFQQLFLGRTLEVLWEQGRGGIWSGLTGNYIKVYIRSRNDLADKIQSVKLQKLYRDGVWGELP; encoded by the coding sequence GTGGCTCTGGACAGCCTGGGCTGCAAGCTGAACCAGGCGGAAATCCAGCAGCTTGCCCGCCAGCTGGCGGCGGCTGGCTATAGAGTGGTCGACGGCGCGGCAAAGGCGGATATCTATATCCTGAACACCTGCACGGTCACCCACGTCGCCGACCGCAAATCGCGGCACCTGTTAAGGCTGGCCAGAAAGCGCCATCCGGCGGCGCGGCTGGTGGCTATCGGGTGCTATGCCCACCGCGCCCCGGCCGAGCTGGCGCAAATTCAGGGGGTGGAGCTGGTGCTGGGCAACGACCGTAAAATGGAGCTGTTGGGCCTGCTGGGAGACGACGCCGCAGCGGAGCATAGGGTAAGTCCGGCGGCCAGCCCCAGGGAAACCGGGCGCAACCGCGCTTTCCTCAAGATACAGAGCGGCTGCCGCAACTTCTGCGCCTACTGCATCGTGCCGCTGGTGCGCAGTAAAGAAGAGAACGTTCCGGCGGAAAAGGTGGCGGGACAGGTCAAAGAGCTGGCGGCGCAGGGCTGTAAAGAGGTGGTGCTGACCGGCACGGAAATAGGCGCCTACCACAGCCGGGGCGTCAACCTGGAGGGGCTTATTAAGCGCATCCTGGCGGAAACAACCGTAACGCGCCTGCGGCTCTCCTCATTACAGCCGCACCAGGCAACCCCGTCATTGATCGGGCTGTGGCGGGACGCCCGTTTGTGCCCGCATTTTCACCTGTCTTTACAGAGCGGCTCCGATACGGTGCTTAAAAGAATGAACCGGAAATACACCGCCGCCGACTTCCTGAAAACAGTTACGCTTATCCGGGAAAGCGTGCCGGACGCGGCCATCACTACCGATATTATCGCGGGGTTTCCGGGAGAAACGGACGCGGAGTTTAAAGAAACTCTAGACTTTTGCCGCCGGGCAAAATTCGCCCGGATGCACGTTTTTCCGTTCTCCGCGCGGCCGGGCACGGCGGCGGCGACCATGCCATCGCAGATAACCGCGGAAATAAAGAAAGAGCGCGCGGACGCGATGCTGGCGCTGGCCAGGGAAAGCGCGCGGGCTTTTCAGCAGCTATTTTTAGGCCGGACGCTGGAGGTGCTCTGGGAACAGGGGAGGGGCGGCATATGGTCCGGCCTGACCGGCAACTATATCAAGGTTTACATAAGAAGCAGGAATGATTTGGCTGACAAGATACAGTCGGTGAAACTGCAAAAGCTTTACCGGGACGGGGTGTGGGGGGAGTTACCCTAA
- a CDS encoding phosphoenolpyruvate carboxykinase (ATP): MSPKMNLEEFVKTAERIREKAKAEGRLLDNPSDEVLRGLVAKEEGVVKTIYNNFVAQSEPTSRSQQFTKNSVDDAFGEDELKLLKNCEAALAKEQIISVDRIVGNPSGDTVVRLLVPVKFAHVAYGGQNLFAPVKKPVTRPDYTMVFFGDVAWETNKTKSLPQKDITIRLALLDDGRAVKIIRNSNYIGEYKKGVFACEDWASKTRRGGIFLHAGCREDYLQSAHGIYKPVRTLLVALSANGKTTTTCKILARKGMERSWLVQDDGGTLMPDGSFRGFEAGGVFVKTEGVNPGEQVEIFYGLLKAETVCENVFVTEQGDFDFENFERTSNGRAVVRRSDFMHASTHIDIESVDNIVIITRGPIIPAICKLDLEQAAALMVLGQAMESSAGDPTQAGKIRTEFFYDPFVAGDRAVHANRFYDILTNLPHVNYYLMNTGSVGEGYHFKDIEVSHTMSILDSLARGGLEDWGTSPSGFKVPSSIRAVDDILVHPERLYSRLDFETKQRELNKIRYEAIEKVGPNLNAKVRQVFGNYK, encoded by the coding sequence ATGAGTCCGAAAATGAATCTGGAAGAGTTCGTCAAAACAGCGGAAAGAATCCGGGAGAAAGCCAAAGCCGAGGGACGGCTGCTGGACAACCCCTCTGACGAGGTATTGCGCGGGCTGGTGGCTAAAGAGGAGGGCGTGGTCAAGACGATTTATAATAACTTCGTGGCGCAGAGCGAGCCTACCTCCCGCTCGCAGCAGTTCACTAAAAACAGCGTGGATGACGCCTTCGGGGAGGACGAGCTGAAGCTGCTGAAAAACTGCGAGGCGGCGCTGGCCAAAGAGCAGATTATTTCCGTCGACCGCATCGTGGGCAACCCGTCCGGCGATACGGTGGTCCGGCTGCTGGTGCCGGTCAAGTTCGCCCACGTGGCTTACGGCGGCCAGAACCTCTTCGCGCCGGTGAAAAAACCGGTGACTCGGCCGGACTATACCATGGTCTTCTTCGGCGATGTGGCCTGGGAAACCAACAAGACGAAATCACTGCCTCAGAAAGATATCACCATCCGCCTGGCTTTGCTAGATGACGGGCGGGCGGTCAAGATAATCCGCAACAGCAACTACATCGGCGAATACAAGAAGGGCGTGTTCGCCTGTGAAGACTGGGCGTCCAAGACCCGCCGCGGCGGCATTTTCCTGCACGCCGGCTGCCGCGAGGACTATTTGCAGTCCGCCCACGGCATCTATAAACCGGTGCGCACTTTGCTCGTCGCCCTGAGCGCCAACGGCAAGACCACCACCACCTGCAAGATTCTCGCCCGCAAGGGCATGGAGCGCTCCTGGCTGGTGCAGGACGACGGCGGCACCCTGATGCCGGACGGCTCTTTCCGGGGGTTCGAGGCGGGCGGGGTGTTCGTCAAGACCGAGGGCGTCAACCCCGGCGAGCAGGTGGAGATTTTCTACGGCCTGCTTAAAGCCGAGACGGTCTGCGAGAACGTTTTTGTCACCGAGCAGGGCGATTTCGACTTCGAGAATTTCGAGCGCACCTCCAACGGGCGAGCGGTGGTCAGGCGCAGCGACTTCATGCACGCCAGCACCCATATCGATATCGAGTCCGTGGATAACATCGTCATCATCACCCGCGGGCCGATTATCCCGGCCATCTGCAAGCTGGACCTGGAGCAGGCGGCGGCGCTGATGGTGCTCGGCCAGGCGATGGAATCCTCCGCCGGCGACCCCACCCAGGCGGGCAAAATCCGCACCGAGTTTTTCTACGACCCCTTCGTGGCCGGGGATCGGGCGGTGCACGCCAACCGGTTCTATGATATCCTGACCAACCTGCCTCACGTGAACTACTACCTGATGAACACGGGGTCGGTAGGGGAGGGCTACCACTTCAAGGACATCGAGGTAAGCCACACCATGAGCATCCTGGACTCCCTGGCGCGGGGCGGTCTGGAGGACTGGGGGACATCCCCATCCGGTTTTAAAGTGCCTTCCTCCATCCGCGCCGTGGACGATATCCTGGTACACCCGGAACGGCTCTATTCCCGGCTGGACTTCGAGACCAAGCAGAGAGAGCTGAACAAAATCCGCTACGAGGCGATAGAGAAGGTAGGCCCCAACCTGAACGCCAAGGTAAGGCAGGTCTTTGGGAACTATAAATAA
- a CDS encoding ABC transporter substrate-binding protein: MKRKLTLILIFAVLLLSLLLPSCAQQEQTSQPSTPAASSPATVEIIDMGGRTVTIPAPDKLERLYATGTHTDVFLYTLAPDKVTATPTTFDDEDKKFLSPLVYDLPNYGTLSGKGSLNFEAIKAGDVQVILSGSTQTITQSDIESADELQAQLEIPVVLFNLDMDNFAESYELLGRMLGREDDAKKLSDYCANIIETINAISAQVPLEDRPTLYYAEGADGLATEPAVSNRSIVFNKAGAINIAEVEALSGFGQASVSMEQVLNWNPEVIIVQSGGAYDKIITDANWANIDAVKNGRVYEMPSIPYSWADRPPSVNRFIGLYWMAYLLYPDLCDFDLIDVAQDYYKVMYHVDVSRGDIESLLVNSLPKK, from the coding sequence ATGAAAAGAAAACTAACATTAATACTCATCTTCGCAGTCCTCTTGCTTTCCCTGTTGCTCCCATCATGCGCGCAGCAGGAGCAGACCAGTCAGCCGTCAACCCCGGCGGCGAGCAGCCCGGCAACCGTTGAAATAATAGACATGGGCGGCAGGACGGTTACCATCCCGGCGCCGGACAAGCTCGAACGGTTATATGCGACCGGCACTCATACCGATGTTTTTTTGTATACCCTTGCCCCCGATAAAGTGACAGCGACACCAACTACATTCGATGATGAAGACAAAAAATTCCTTTCTCCCCTTGTATATGATTTGCCGAATTATGGCACGCTATCCGGCAAGGGGTCGCTAAATTTTGAAGCAATCAAGGCGGGGGATGTTCAAGTGATACTCTCCGGTTCTACACAAACAATAACCCAGAGTGATATAGAATCGGCTGATGAGCTTCAAGCACAATTGGAAATCCCGGTAGTTCTTTTCAATCTTGACATGGATAATTTCGCTGAATCGTACGAACTATTAGGCCGCATGCTCGGGCGTGAAGACGACGCTAAAAAGCTCTCCGATTATTGCGCGAACATAATCGAAACAATAAACGCTATCTCCGCGCAGGTCCCTCTGGAAGACCGCCCGACTCTATATTATGCGGAGGGTGCCGATGGTCTGGCGACTGAACCCGCAGTCTCCAACCGCTCGATTGTTTTTAACAAAGCCGGCGCGATAAATATCGCTGAAGTTGAAGCTCTCTCCGGCTTCGGACAAGCTTCCGTTTCGATGGAACAGGTGTTGAACTGGAATCCGGAGGTTATTATTGTCCAGAGTGGCGGCGCCTATGACAAGATTATTACCGACGCCAACTGGGCTAATATAGACGCTGTCAAGAACGGGCGTGTTTACGAAATGCCGAGTATTCCTTACAGCTGGGCGGACAGGCCGCCTTCCGTAAACCGGTTTATAGGACTATACTGGATGGCATACCTTCTTTATCCCGATTTGTGCGACTTTGACCTCATTGACGTCGCCCAGGATTACTACAAAGTGATGTATCACGTCGATGTTTCGCGTGGGGACATAGAATCTCTATTAGTAAATTCACTGCCCAAAAAATAA